A window of Castor canadensis chromosome 10, mCasCan1.hap1v2, whole genome shotgun sequence contains these coding sequences:
- the Kctd4 gene encoding BTB/POZ domain-containing protein KCTD4 produces the protein MERKIIRREKEKEYEGKHNSLEDTEQGKNSKSTLMTLNVGGYLYITQRQTLTKYPDTFLEGIVNGKILCPFDADGHYFIDRDGLLFRHVLNFLRNGELLLPEGFRENQLLAQEAEFFQLKGLAEEVKSRWEKEQLTPRETTFLEITDNHDRSQGLRIFCNAPDFISKIKSRIVLVSKSRLDGFPEEFSISSNIIQFKYFIKSENGTRLVLKEDNTFVCTLETLKFEAIMMALKCGFRLLTSLDCSKGSIVHSDALHFIK, from the coding sequence ATGGAGCGTAAAATAATccgaagagaaaaagaaaaggagtatgaaggaaaacataacagCCTGGAAGATACTGAGCAAGGAAAGAACAGCAAATCTACACTGATGACCCTCAACGTTGGTGGATACTTATACATTACTCAAAGACAAACACTGACCAAGTACCCAGACACTTTCCTTGAAGGtatagtaaatggaaaaattctttGCCCATTTGATGCCGATGGCCATTATTTCATAGACAGGGATGGGCTCCTCTTCAGGCATGTTCTAAACTTCCTACGAAATGGAGAACTTCTGTTGCCTGAAGGGTTTCGAGAAAATCAACTTCTTGCCCAAGAAGCAGAATTCTTTCAGCTCAAGGGACTGGCGGAGGAAGTGAAATCCAGGTGGGAAAAAGAACAGCTAACACCCAGAGAGACTACTTTCTTGGAAATAACAGATAACCATGATCGTTCACAAGGACTGAGAATTTTCTGTAATGCTCCTGATttcatatcaaaaataaaatctcgCATTGTTCTGGTGTCCAAAAGCAGGCTGGATGGATTTCCAGAGGAGTTTTCAATATCGTCAAATATAATTCAATTTAAATACTTCATAAAGTCTGAAAATGGCACTCGACTTGTACTAAAGGAAGACAACACCTTTGTCTGTACCTTGGAAACTCTTAAGTTTGAGGCTATAATGATGGCTTTAAAGTGTGGCTTTAGACTGCTGACCAGCCTGGACTGCTCCAAAGGGTCAATCGTTCACAGCGATGCACTTCATTTTATCAAGTAA